A region of Dioscorea cayenensis subsp. rotundata cultivar TDr96_F1 chromosome 5, TDr96_F1_v2_PseudoChromosome.rev07_lg8_w22 25.fasta, whole genome shotgun sequence DNA encodes the following proteins:
- the LOC120261483 gene encoding uncharacterized protein At3g49140-like yields the protein MALIRNSLFSNLTGCLGTPPPRSNVLSTRLGALSDNAGSLPEPLDRDRKPRYHPYEEIEEDSPTLEGARDGRLTDAETARTIIEVNSKATLLFSGMIDNAIHENIFLSDLSYLTDEHGDIYFEVNLDEDLLQTLTADEKLVQVIIGLDDLDMLPEMEAYGPSDTDLVIEEITSDDDDDDDDDDDDDDDDDDNDDDDEEDFVSILEDEDGMIPSEALGDWANLGTMRASHPMHFANKIAEVVSGVQLDWMDQPSASIVMRGLLRPAFVEEQKFFRKHPPGSAINGSEKHQSRTTELEKDQGLQSGTTFYKLEMVNIQLVSAYGNQSTVKIQDFQDAQPDVIAHSAANIISRLKAGGEKITEAFKAICWTHKGIKVEEISLSGVDSLGFDLRVCAGTQVQTLRFFFQRTGPLLNTVQRDRSMTSYFQDYRTRSRCSNKPSKRNCDLVWVAWLMQSFVV from the exons ATGGCTCTCATACG GAACAGCCTCTTCAGCAATTTAACTGGCTGCCTTGGGACGCCCCCGCCCCGAAGCAACGTCCTCTCAACTAGACTTGGAGCTTTATCAGACAACGCCGGTTCTTTGCCGGAGCCCCTCGATAGAGACCGGAAACCACGCTACCACCCATACGAGGAAATTGAGGAAGACTCGCCCACACTTGAAGGCGCCCGGGATGGACGGCTCACTGATGCGGAAACTGCACGCACGATAATCGAG GTGAACAGCAAAGCAACACTTCTGTTCTCTGGAATGATCGATAATGCAATCCATGAGAACATTTTCTTGTCTGACCTGTCATATTTAACTGATGAACATGGAG ATATTTACTTTGAGGTTAACTTGGATGAAGACCTTCTACAAACTCTTACTGCTGATGAAAAATTGGTG CAAGTAATAATTGGCTTGGATGATTTAGATATGCTCCCGGAGATGGAAGCTTATGGGCCATCTGATACAGATTTGGTAATAGAAGAAATTacaagtgatgatgatgatgatgatgatgatgatgacgacgatgatgatgatgatgatgacaatgatgatgatgatgaagag GATTTTGTTTCCATCctagaagatgaagatggcaTGATCCCTTCTGAAGCATTAGGTGATTGGGCGAACTTGGGCACTATGCGTGCTTCTCATCCAATGCATTTTGCTAATAAAATAGCAGAG GTTGTCTCAGGTGTCCAATTGGATTGGATGGATCAACCTTCTGCTAGTATTGTTATGCGAGGTCTTTTGAGACCTGCTTTTGttgaagaacaaaaattttttagaaaacaCCCGCCAGGTAGTGCAATTAATGGTTCTGAGAAGCATCAGAGCAGGACAA CAGAACTGGAGAAAGACCAAGGGCTGCAAAGTGGAACTACATTTTACAAGCTGGAAATGGTTAATATTCAGCTAGTTTCTGCATATGGAAACCAG TCTACAGTGAAGATTCAAGATTTTCAGGATGCACAGCCAGATGTCATTGCACATTCAGCTGCAAATATTATATCACGTTTAAAAGCTGGTGGAGAGAAGATTACGGAAGCCTTCAAGGCCATCTGTTGGACGCATAAGGGTATTAAAGTAGAG GAAATTTCCCTTTCTGGGGTGGACAGTCTTGGTTTTGACTTAAGAGTTTGTGCAGGAACACAAGTCCAAACCTTAAGGTTTTTCTTTCAGCGCACAGG GCCACTTCTGAATACAGTGCAGAGAGACAGATCCATGACCTCCTATTTCCAAGATTACAGAACAAGAAGCAGATGCAGCAACAAGCCCAGCAAAAGGAATTGTGACCTGGTTTGGGTTGCATGGCTAATGCAGTCTTTTGTGGTCTAG